One Papio anubis isolate 15944 chromosome 9, Panubis1.0, whole genome shotgun sequence genomic window carries:
- the TSPAN8 gene encoding tetraspanin-8, translated as MAGVNGCIKYSMFTFNFLFWLCGILILALSIWVRVGSDSQGILNSTNVSSSSHVAADILIAVGAIIMIMGFLGCCGAIKESRCMLLLFFIGLLLILLLQVAAGILGAVLKSESDRIINETLHDNTELLSTTGESAKQFQQAMAEFQKEFKCCGLINGAADWGNNFQQHPKLCECVDTCTIYNGTQVYKEPCISAIKDLLAKSFIIVIGIAFGLAVIEILGLVFSMVLYCQIGSK; from the exons cTATGTGGTATCTTGATCCTAGCATTATCAATATGGGTACGAGTAGGCAGTGACTCTCAAGGG ATTTTAAATTCTACAAATGTGAGCTCTAGCTCCCATGTTGCTGCGGACATATTGATTGCTGTAGGTGCCATCATCATGATTATGGGATTCCTGGGATGCTGCGGTGCTATAAAAGAAAGTCGCTGCATGCTTCTGTTG tTTTTCATAGGCTTGCTTCTGATCCTGCTCCTGCAGGTGGCGGCAGGTATCCTAGGAGCTGTTCTCAAATCTGAG TCTGATCGCATTATCAATGAAACTCTCCATGACAACACAGAGCTTTTGAGCACCACAGGGGAAAGTGCAAAACAATTCCAGCAAGCCATGGCTGAGTTTCAAAAAGAG TTTAAATGCTGTGGTTTGATCAATGGAGCTGCTGATTGgggaaataattttcaacaaCATCCCAAATTATGTGAATGTGTAGATACATGCACCATCTATAATGGAACACAAGTTTACAAAGAG ccctGTATTTCTGCCATAAAAGACTTATTGGCGAAAAGTTTCATAATAGTTATTGGAATAGCATTTGGACTGGCAGTTATTGAG ATACTGGGTTTGGTGTTTTCTATGGTCCTGTATTGCCAGATCGGGAGCAAATGA